CAGTTGAGATGACTCTATTTCTAGCTTTTCTGCCAGAGTCGGCAAGCGATTCGCTTGCCGACTGGGCATGCTATACGATTCGGTATTATTAAGTAAAATAATGGATAATCAACACTTGTATTTAGTTATATTTTTCATGAATAAAGACAACCCGATATAAAATTAATAGTCGGCTTGTCCTAAATAAAAAAAATACTAGATTTATTTCAGAGGGATCTGAATAACTCTAGTCACTTAATATCTTTATTCGATTCTCACGATAGATCGACAAAATGTTAAATACTGTTTTGTTTTTTTAATGAATGATCGAAAATTTTGTTAATACTTAACATTTTTAACCATCTTTTGAAGGGATTTTGATAAAATGTTAATTTTTGGTATTTGTTTATCAATTTGTCTAATTCTTGACTAATTTGTATTGTTTCCTGACTTGTATATCCTTTCAAATTAGCCGTTTCGATTAATTGTTGTCTTTTTAGAGAAATCTCTACAAATAATTTTTCTCTTAATATCCTTTCATCTGTTGACATCCACCTTTTACCTCCTCAAAACATGCGTTCAATATACGCACTATCGTATTATTACAGATTCTACTATTTTTGTAAATATAATCGCAAAATTAGACAAATTTTTTGCTATTTTTTTATTTTCTATTTGAAATAAACGTGCGAGCATTTCTCTTTACGAATACGAAAAAAATCGATAAAATAGCCAAATATAATATTATTTTCTCTTGGAGATGAAGAATATGAAACAGCTATACTATGCCCTATTATTACTAACTAGTATGTTGTGGGCAGGAAACTTTGTTTCTGGAAAATTTATGGTTGGCCATGCTTCACCATTTGTATTAACCGAATTGCGCTGGATTCTGGCTGTTTTGATATTAGCTTTCATCGTATATTATCAAGAACGCTCATTTAAAATACCGAAAGAAGCAATCCTTCCTCTCATGATGATGGGATTAACCGGTATTATTTTTTTTAATGTCTTTTTATATTTAGCTCTTGAAAATACAAGTGCGGATACAGTAGGTTTACTATCGACATTAAATCCGATCTCCATAGCCGTTATGAGCTTTATTTTTTTGAGAGAAAAATTGACATTTCGCCAAATGATCGCTATGTTCATTTCACTTGCTGGTGTATTCATTGTTTTAACAAATGGACAATTTGATGATATTTGGAGCCATACCGCATTTAATATTGGCGATATTTATATGCTGATAGCTGTTTTAGTATGGGGCGGATATTCTGTAGCTGGAAAAATAGCGATGAAATATGTATCTCCGTATATGTCCACTTTTTGGTCAGGGATATTTGGCTCTTTATTTTTACTGCCGTTTACGGCAAAAGAAATGATTTCGATCCAAGGGCCGCTATCCTTTTGGACCGCTGTAGCTTATACAGTGGTTGGTTCTACCGTTTTAGCGATGGTATTTTGGAACATCGGTGTTCACCATATAGGCGGTACGACATCAGGAATGTTTTTGAATTTTAATCCTCTTTTCACAGCGATTTTTGCTTATTTCTTATTAGGAGAAACATTAGGATTTAGCCAATTCATTGGTGCGATTATGATTATTTTAGGTGTTCTATCATTTACTCGAAAAGTTGAAACAAAGCCCATTCCTATTCATGAAAAGCTGAGATTATAAAGAACTTACCTATCAAGCCATTAGGCGAAAAAAATTGTACCTCGACTCTTTTTACGTAAATTTAACGACAACGTCAATTTGTTATCGAATCCATTCAAAAAGCGAAACCAAAGCGCTCGCCTTCGGTTTCGCATCTACTTAATGATTCCAGTCTTTCGAATATCCACTTTGATTTTCGGTTGAATTTTAATAGAAGGGTATGCTTTTTCCCAATCTAGTTGATCCCATATTTCCGTGTGATAAGCAATCAATTCTCTGCCAACCCCGAAGGCATCACAATTTGCATCAAGCAATGTATTCACTACTTTTTCCGCATTTTTTGTCAACTTTTCTGTTAATACTTGATTTATTTTTTCGATCAATTTATTCGATTCTAATTGATCTGATGGAAATTCGATAATTTCAGCCTCTAATTGAACATCGATCATGACCTTAATATCATTAGGATCCTTTGCTTTTACGGATAGTTTCCGATTCATATCCTTTACTTCTATCGTAATATAGACGCCTTCATGATGTTGATCTTGTAAATTTATTTTTTCCGTAAATATCATATTTTGATCGATTTTGTCAGCTAAAAGCATAAAAATTTGCGTCTCTTTACTTGATAACTTCCCGTTCATCTGTTTTTGATGGAATAACGCTAAACCTCCCAGTTCAATTTTCCCTTGTGCTAATTTAATAAATGGCAGAACAATACTTTTTCCAGGATCAAAGAGAGAGGAAAAAGTGAATAGCGCTGTTTGTTTCGGAATTAGTGAATCATCTTCAGCACTGATCATTAAATCTCGCAAATGATCACCAATATTCGTTTCCCCTACCTTTTTTACTTGAATAACATCAGATGCTTTTCCTTCCACTACAATAATTTTCGCCCCCAACGGGCTTTCAGGAGTACGAAAAAACGTATCTAATACTTGATAAACATCTTTTCTTGCGACGTCTTCACTAACTAAAATGGAATTGAGTTTCATCGGTAAAGGCTCGTCTGAAATCATTTGATCTAAGCTTAAAAAACCATCTTTCACTGTATATCCTTCACCCATGACAATTTCACTCATCTGCTCTTTTGCTTCCCCCATCTCTTTAAATAAATTGATCGCTGTTGTCACGAAATATTTTTGATCATCGATGATGTCAAAGCCGATGATTGACATAAATTTTGAATGTTTTAATGTTTTTTGATCCCAGCATCCGGTTAATAAGGTTAAGATGATAAATATTACTAATAGAATTCTACTTTCATTCATTTTGTAACTCCCCTAATTTTTTCCTTAAAAAAAGAGAGATGATGAGCAATAAAAATGGGATGCCTCCTATAAACAAGTAGCTAACCTTCCCGATGAATTCTCCAAAAGCTTCAATTGCGCTTGGCTTTTGCGGAATAAGGCTGATGACAAAGACTATGACTGCCACAAAAGGAACCATCCGTTGATGAGGTTTCTTAAAAAAATGGCTTAACCCCTTTGCCGCCAAATAACTGTATGTCGTTAAAGAGGTGGCAACAGAAACAACCCATACGGATAAAAACACGATATCGATTCTTTCAATGACTGAAAACTTAATCGCTTTTAGCATATATAGCACCGGCTGCGGGATGAGAGTCATCGCTTTTGGTGAAAAAGTCATGATCGCTAGCATGACGATAAATAAATAATAAAACGTAACAAATGCATTTGCGAGTGAAATCGATTTGATAATTTTTTTACTTTCAGATTTAACAAGTGAATACGTAACGAGGAGCACATCAAATCCTAACATCGCTATAATTCCTTGATTTGCACCTAATAAGATGTTTTTTAATCCCGCTTGACCGACTGGAAATAAATAGCGGAAATCAATATTTGTAAATGAAAAAATGACTAACCCTAATAAAATGATTAAAAAAATGGAAACAAAAGTATAAAATCTAGCTATAATCTTAAAGGATTGACTTGCAAAATATAAAATCGTGAATATGCCTAATAAATTCATAACCCATACTGGCGTAGTTGGATAAATCCAATTTTTTAAAATAGATGTATACAATATGATAATTAAACTACTAATGAGAAGATAATATCCGACAAACAGAATATTAAAGAAATTCCCTATCCATTTTCCGACAATTTTCGATGTAAATTCATACAAATTTAAATATGGGAATTGTTTACAAAGGAAGTACATAATGAAAATAAACAGCTGACTAGCTAATCCAGCAACTAATAATGAAATCCAGCTATCTGCCTTTGCATATTGATGGAGATCACGTGGCAAAGATAAAATCCCTATTCCTACTTGGGTTTGTACAACGAAAAAAAATAATTGTATATGTGTAATATAATCTTTATTTCTTTCCATTCCGTTTCCACTCCCTCGAAATATGCTGCTGCTTCATCGCTTGTGGATGAGGGTCAAGTGGACGATTATTCATTTTCCATGCAGGCATTCGCACAATCGTATCTTTTAAATCTTTCATCCTCAATGGAGCAAAAGGTGCGAAATACGGAGTCCCGAAGTTTTCCAGTTTACACAGATGCATCAGCAAAAACATTAAGATCATTTCAATTCCTAAATAACCAAATAAAGTAGCTCCTAGCATCATAGGAAAGCTAATGATTCTTAATGCGATGCTCATTTCATTTGATGGAACACTAAATGATGCAATGGCTGTTAAAGCAACGATAATAATCATCATTTTGGATACGAGACTAGCCTCAACAATAGCTGTTCCGATAACTAACCCTCCAACAACACCGATCGTTTGGGCAATCGGTGCCGGTAAACGAACAGATGCTTCCTTAAGCAATTCTAAAATGACAACCATAATTAAAGCTTCAAGCATTGGGGGGAAAGGGACGAACTCAAGTGAACTTTTTACTGTAAATAACAATTCAGTAGGAATGACTTCAAAATGAAAGGAAACCGTTGCGATATAAAGAGCAGGAAGTGTTACAGCTAAAATAAAACTAATTAATCGGAACAATCGATAAAGAGTTCCAACGTAAAAACGACTATTGTAATCATCCGGAGATTGAAAAAAAGTAAAAAAGGTTACCGGCATGATTAAGGCAGAGGCACTACCTTCCATAAATAAAGCGACACGACCTTCCATTAACATGGACGCCGCACGGTCAGGCCTTTCAGTACTTAAAATTTGTGGAAAAAGGGAAAAAGGGTTGTCCTCAATAAATTCTTCTATATAACCTAGAGTTTGAACAGAATCAACTGATATGGACGTGACCCGTTTTTCCACTTCTTCAACAAGCTTTGGATTTGTTAAGTTTTTAATCGACAAGATCGCAACTTTCGTATCTGATGCTTCTCCTAGTGATATATAACGAACAACTAAATTCGGATTTTCGATCCGCTTCCTTAAAAGGTGAAGGTTTTTTTGTATATCTTCTACAAAACCTTCATGGGAACCACGGATCACTTGCTCATTCGTCGGCTCCTGAATGTCACGCGTAATCGAAGATGGAATATGAAACAAATAAACGTTTTCATTATTTTCCATAAAAAAGGCACAATAGCCTCGAATGATTCCCATCTTCACTTCATTTAAATTGTTCGATTTTTCAATTGCTTCTACTGTGATGATTTCTTCTATGTTCCCGCTCTTCTTTTCTAAAATAGGCTGAATGATATTCGTCTTTAATCCTTTTTTATCTATCAATTCTGGAAAATAAAGAATCACACAACGTTTTTGGCTAAACATCAATTCTTTTTTTTGCAAATCTTCCGTATTCCATAAGGCATCTTCTATAAACTTTACATTTTGATATAAATTTTGCGTTGCCAACACTGGACGCTGATTCAAAATTTTATAAGAATGATTATTAATAAAACGCGGCTTTTCATCTTTCTTTAACTTTTTCACACACAGCCCTCCATTGATAGAAGAAGAAACCTTATGCTACAAGTGATGCTACAGTTTTAAAAAGGCTCTTTTCTAAAAGATTGTTGCTTTACAACCTTAGCTTTTCAACTGTCAAGGCAAGCGACACGCTTACTATGTCACACTTTAGTGTGACACATAAACCGAACAAATGGCGATTGTCGGACAAATGAATTGGCCGATTATGTTCATGTTTGAGAGATTAAGTATATTTCCAAACTCATGCTTTCATAATTTGCTCAATTTACAATAAAATATTCAAATTCTGGATGATTATATGTACCATTTAAAATGATGTAATATGGTATAACAGTTTCCAAAACAAAAATGTCATCTATGTTAAGTTGCAATAAAGAATTTCCGATTTTTTGTTTCTATTTGAAACTTTAACGTTTTCGTCTTTTATGGAGTAATCGTCTGAGTGTAGAACAAAATTTCAACTTATATAATTGAAAAATAGCGAAACTTGTTAGAAGAATGAAACGTAAATATATTAAAGAACTTTTTAGTAGGAGCGAGATGTATGAGATCCATTTTTTCCTTCCTTATAAGAAGCATTTTCTCTTTTCTAACGATGGTTATAAGCTGGTTTATCATCTTTTTTGCTTTTAACGCTTCCTTTTTCTTATCTGTAATGCTTTCTCTCATGATTGGTTTTTTCGTTTTTCTTATTTCTCAGCTCTTAACAAAACAAAAATTATTAAAAACAAATGGCCTTTCACGAAGAGAGTATGCGTATATTCATCGAAATTTAAAAGAAGCGAAGCAAAAGCAAATCCGGCTGCAACGAACATTGTTTAAAGCACGAACGATTGATTCATGGAAAATTTTATTTGATATCAATCGACTATCAAGGCGCATATACCAAATTGTAAAAAATGAGCCAAAACGATTTTATCAAGGTGAAAAATATTTTTACTATCACTTAGATTCTTGTGTCGAATTGTCGGAAAAATATGTGCAATTAGCTTCACAACCAATAAAAGATGCTGATATTCGCCATTCTCTAGAAGTAACAAAAAAAACGCTTCGTGAACTAAATAACCATTTGGAGAAGGATTTAATTGATGTACTTTCAAACGACCTGAACGATTTAAAATGGGAGCTAGATTTTGCGAAAAAACAAACAGATAAGAGTAATGTAGAGAGGTGATGAAGATGAAAGATAAGAATAATCAAGAACATGAGCGAGTATTAGACGAATTGTTAGCTCATCCGTTTCAGGAAGATCATTCGGTTTTAGTCGAACAAACTGTTCAAACAGCTGACCAGTCAAAGCGTCTAGTTGATATGCTCCCAAATGACCATCGCGAAAAAGCATATACTCTTGCCAAACAAATTGATCATTCCAACCGACAGGCTATCGTACAATTTGGAGCAAATGCCCAAGCAAAGCTCTCTAGCTTTTCTCAATCAATGCTTGATCATGTCCAAAAGAAAGATGTTGCTCCAATTGGTGATATTTTAAAGGACTTGATGAATAAATTAGAACAAGTAAACCCTGAAGAATTGACACAACAAAAAAAGAATCTAATCTCAAGACTGTTTGGAAAACTATCGAGGTCTATTCAAGAGCTTTTATCCAAATACCAAAAAATAAGCGCTCAAGTAGAACGGATTACCGTTCGTTTAGAGCAATCGAAAAAAACGCTACTTGATGATATTAAAATGCTTGATCAGCTTTATGACCGTAATAAAGAATACTTTGATGCATTAAATATTTATATCGCTGCAGGTGAGCTAAAGCTAGAGGAGCTTCATCAAACAATCATTCCTGAAATGAGAAAAAAAGCGGAAAAGTTGAATAACCAAATGATGATTCAAGAAGTCAACGACCTTATGCAATTTGCAGATCGCTTAGAAAAGCGTTTGCACGACTTAAAGCTCAGCCGACAAATCACGATACAAAGCGCACCGCAAATTCGAATGATTCAAAATATGAATCAAACGTTAGCAGAAAAAATTCAATCATCGATCTTAACGTCTATTCCTTTATGGAAAAATCAAATTGCTATTGCTCTTACCTTATATCGTCAAAGAGGTGCTCTTGAAGCACAAAAACAAGTCACGAATACGACCAATCAATTATTGCTGAAAAATGCAGAAATGTTAAAAGCGAATACGATTGAAACCGCAAAAGAAAATGAGCGCGGCATTGTTGATATTGAAACATTGAAAAAAACACAAGAACACCTTATCTCCACCATCCAAGAAACATTACGTATTCAAGATGAAGGCCGAATGAAAAGAATGCAGGCCGAACAGCAATTAATCGAGATGGAAAATGAGCTCAAGACAAGGTTATTAGAAATGAAAAAAGAATAGAATTTAGAAAGTGGGTGCCGATTAAGCACCCTCTATTGATTGATTACCCATATATTTCTTTTCATTTTATTTAAAATCCGCTGGATAGTGCTGTATATCAATTCCCCAAACGATCGGCATCCATAAGTATATGAGGAAAGCAATTACGATAATGGACACAACATTTAACCAAAATCCTGCCTTCGCCATATCACCGATTTTCAAATAATTGGACCCGAAAACGACAGCATTTGGTGGTGTTGCTACAGGAAGCATAAAAGCACAAGATGCGGCAATAGCAGAAGCGACCATTAAAGCATATGGATGAACACCAATTGCACTAGCTAATGATGCCATAATTGGTAAAATCATCGTTGCTGTCGCTGTATTTGATGTAATTTCCGTTAAAAAGATGACAATTGTTGTTACGACTACTAAAATCAAAATAAAGTGAATGCCTGATACTAACGTCATTTTTTCCCCGATCCATTGTGCTAATCCCGTTTCTTTAAAACCTGCCGCAATGGCAAGTCCTCCACCAAACAATAGTAAAATACCCCATGGCAGCTTTTTCACTGTCTCCCAATCTAAAAGAAAAGCACCTGGTTTATTTTTAGATGGAATAGCAAATAAAATGACAGCTCCTATTAAGGCAATGATTGTATCATTAATGCCTGGAATCCATTTGCTTAATATAAATGAGCGACTGATCCATGCAATGGATGTGAATAAAAATACTGTAAAGATGATTTTTTCTTCAAAAGATAATTTTCCTAATGATTTTAACTCACTTTGAATGACTTCTTTCCCACCTGGGAAATTTTTCAGCTTCATTTTAAACGCAATTTTCGTTAAATAATACCATGAGCCAATTAGTAATAACGCTGCAATTGGGACACCGAATAGCATCCATGTTGAAAAGGAAATCGTCACATCAAAAAGCTCTCCTGCTACGGCTGCAAAAAGGGCATTTGGTGGTGTTCCAATTAACGTACCTAATCCTCCAATGGAAGCTGAATACGCAATTCCAAGCATTAACGCTTTCGCAAATGTTTCGGCATCATTCGTTTTACTAGCTAGATTTTCTTTTGATACAGCCTCTTTTACTTTATACACAATCGCTGTTCCGATTGGCACCATCATCATAGCCGTTGCCGTATTCGATATCCACATCGAAAGAAAGGCTGTCGCCAACATAAATCCGAACACTAACCGTTCCATATTTGTACCAATCATAGATATGATCGATAAGGCGATCCGCTTGTGTAAATTCCATCTTTCCATCGTTAACGCTATTAAAAATCCGCCCATAAATAGAAAAATGACATCATTTCCATATGAAGATGTCGTCGTACCGACATCTAATGCGCCCGTTAATGGAAATAAAATGATTGGCAATAATGATGTTGCAGGAATTGGAATAGCTTCTGTAATCCACCAAATAGCTATCCAAGTTGTGCTTGCTAAAACGGCTAAAGCCTCTTTTGACATTCCTTCAGGATGAAAAAAATTTAAAATCAAAAAAAACAGTAACGGACCTAAAATAAGACCAACTTTTTGTCTACCGCTATACGAATTTAGTGGATTTGGTTGAAGTGGAGTAGAACCTTTCTTGTCCGTCTCCATTGTTGAGGTTGGCAAAAATTGCGCAAACATTTGCTTTAATTGGACATGATCATTCCATATTGTTTGGCTAAATTTTGTTAACATCGATTGCTTCATCTCCTATCCCCCTTGTTTTAATATTTAAATAATTTTCTAAAATATTTAATTTTTATAATATATAGTATATTGTCCTTATTTTTAATTAATTTGTCAACGCTTTCAGTAGTTTTAATAATTTAAAATTTTTGTATTATCCAACCGTAAATGAAATGGTTTCCGATTCATTGGCTTTCACAAAATTTTCATCCCCTTACAATTGATTCTTCTCACAACATTACCCCATTTGTGGCCAGTACATGAAAAAAACGAGGCTGTGTAGAGGGGTTAGCACCCTTTTTGGCAGCCTCTCAACATTTATCTCTTTAATAAATTGGCACCCAGCCTTCTGTCGTTACAAAAATTCGAATAGCGACAACCCGGCGGTCTTCTTGCAGTGTAAAGTAATGTCTCGTATTTTCTGGTACCGAAATTAAGTCGCCAGGCTCTAGTTCTACATCAAAAAATTGTCCATCCTTCCCTTGAATAGCAAATGTACCGTGTCCGCTTACGATAAAACGCACTTCATCATCTGTATGATGATGCTCTTTTTTAAAGTTTTCTAATAATTGATCTAAATTCGGAGTTGTTTCTGATAACGAAATGACATCATGTGCTCGATAGCCGCGTCGTTCAGAAATATTTTCGATTTCTTCTTTAAAAATATATAAAATTTCCTCTTTCTCTTTATCTGTTAATTGATAATTTTCAACTAAATACTCTGGTAGTTTGGAAATATCCCATTGTTCATAAATAACCCCTTGTTCGTCTAAAAAATGAATGACTTTCTCTTTTTCTTCAATTCGTTTATTAGACTTATGAATACGAATGGTTGCCATTTTAATTCCTCCTCTATTGATTTGTTATTGAGAAAAGTTTAAGCTTAACATGATAAGAAAATAAAAATTCGAAAGCTTCCAAATATTTTTTTGCTGCAAAAGGTGTTTGTCCCCAAACGGTAATCCCATGATTTCTAATGAGGACCGCTCCATAATCTTTTTTTACATAGTTCGAAAACTCGGCTGCCAATGTCGGGATATGGGCATGATTAGCAATAATCGGTACTGTTATTTCCGCATCTTCCTCCCATAGACCGAACGCTTTCATGATTTCTTGACCTTTAAAGGTAACTGACCCTTTTTCATAATAAAGCTCGGAAATTACATTGTTATCGACCGTATGAACATGTAAACTGCATTCAGCTTTCGTTTTTTTAAAAATTTCGACATGAAGAAGCGTTTCCGCTGAAGGCTTCCCTTTTTGTCCGGGTAATGGAAGACCATTTTGATCAACATGAATAAAATCTTCATCTGTTTGTTTTCGTTTATCTTTACCACTTGCTGTTACGAAAAAGGTTAACGGTTTGTCGCTAACCTTAATAGCTAGATTTCCGCTCGTCGCAGGAAACCAATCTCGTTCCGCTAGTTCTCTTTTAATTTCAGCAAGCTCTCCCCACTTTTTATCTCTATCATTCATACGCTCATCTCCCTTGTCTAGCTCGAAGCTTTAGCTCTCTTAATCAATTTCAGCTGAAAAAATTATCGTTTTCAAGAGCTAAACAGACGCTTTCATCATTTCGTTTAAATGTTGAAGGTAAGTAATAATGTCAGTAAACGTTTCAAAGCTTCGATGCGGAAGATTGAGATCTTGACATTTTTTTAATAATAAATCACGGGCAAACACAAAATCGGCTAGTTTGGCTGCTTCTAAATCTGTAATTGAATCCCCTATAACAATCACAAAGTTATCTTTAGATTGAATTTTACGGATAATAGAAGGCTTACAGCAGCCACAATCATTCGAACATTGATCATCACAAGAATGAGGCCATTGGATTTCGACAAAATCATGTGAAAAATCAGCCTCGTTGCAAAATATCCGATCTTCCGCAATAAGATGCTTCAGCAATGGTTTAACAAAAAAGTCAATACCACCGCTAACGATGAAAAGAGGAATGTTTTCTCTTTCGGTATACTCAACAAATTGTTTAAAGCCCTCACGTATTTCAGCTGTTGATAAAATATATTCTATCATCGCATATTTTTGATAGGATGGGATGAAAGAAAACATCTTGCCAACCCCTTTACGGATCGACATTTCTTCATCTAAAACAGCATCTTTTACACTCTCCCATTCGGGTGAAGCAAACTTTTTCATAATCGAAATAATATTATCTTTTTTCGTAATGGTTCCATCGAAGTCACAAATGATTAACGGTTTTTTCATGCTTTCACCTCAAGGTTCCCCCATAACTTTAGTGCTTGATTTAAGTTGGCATCTTCTTTCGCAGCTTCGACTAACGATCGACCAGATAAAACAGATTCGATCGCACATAAGAAAGCTTTGCCGCCGCCTTCTGCTCCATATGGGTGTCCATGAATTCCCCCACCTGCATTGATTACACAATCCTTTCCAAAATCAACAATTAATTGCGGAACAAGCCCAGGATGAATACCAGCTGATGGGACTGGGAATGTTTGTTTAAAATCATCTTCCTTTAAGCAGCTAAGAGCAATTTTTAAAGCCTCAGCTCGCGGAATGGCAACCGTTCCGTACGGTGATGGGAATAAGGAAAAATCGGCTCCAGCATAGCGAACGAGTTTTCCAAGCAATAGATGATAGGAAAATCCGTAAGATGGTGACGCTGCTAATGCCCCGCTAATGGCCGGATGAGCTAAAATAGGCACTTGAATTTCCGAATCTTCAGCTAGACTTTGCAAAACGTCTAATCCATAGGCGAAAACATTGAACAATAGAGCGGTTGCTCCATTTTCGATCGCCCGTTTGGCTCGATCTTTGATTTCCTCTGTTCTCCCAGAAAGATTGATCGCATATAATGCTTGTTTACCAGTTCGTTCATAAATTTCCTGCAAAACTTTGCGGCCAATTTTCACCCGCTTATCAATCGGAGTCAGTTCATTTTCAAACAAAATTTCATCATCTTTAACGAGATCGACTCCACCTAAAAGCTGATCTTTCAGTTGTTGTTCTAAATAATTTGAATCGCGACCGATGACCCCTTTAAAAATACTCATAAGAAGCGGACGGTCATAAACATTTAATTGTTCTCGGATGCCCTCAACACCATATTTCGGACCAGGCAATGTTTTTTTTAAATCATTAGGAAAATCAAGATCTATTAATTTAATCGCTCCATCCAATGAAAGCTTGCCAAAAACGGTTGTTAAAATCGCTGGAATGTCTGCACTGAAGTTAATGATTGGATAAGCAATTTTAACAATCCCCTTTTGACCGA
This genomic interval from Bacillus alveayuensis contains the following:
- a CDS encoding 2-hydroxy-3-keto-5-methylthiopentenyl-1-phosphate phosphatase (product_source=KO:K08966; cath_funfam=3.40.50.1000; cog=COG4359; ko=KO:K08966; pfam=PF12710; superfamily=56784; tigrfam=TIGR03333); this translates as MKKPLIICDFDGTITKKDNIISIMKKFASPEWESVKDAVLDEEMSIRKGVGKMFSFIPSYQKYAMIEYILSTAEIREGFKQFVEYTERENIPLFIVSGGIDFFVKPLLKHLIAEDRIFCNEADFSHDFVEIQWPHSCDDQCSNDCGCCKPSIIRKIQSKDNFVIVIGDSITDLEAAKLADFVFARDLLLKKCQDLNLPHRSFETFTDIITYLQHLNEMMKASV
- a CDS encoding 2,3-diketo-5-methylthiopentyl-1-phosphate enolase (product_source=KO:K08965; cath_funfam=3.20.20.110,3.30.70.150; cog=COG1850; ko=KO:K08965; pfam=PF00016,PF02788; superfamily=51649,54966; tigrfam=TIGR03332); translated protein: MSQLIATYLIHDQKGHFAKKAEGIALGLTVGSWTNLPLLDQEQLKKHKGEVLDIQELAEEDPLLGQKGIVKIAYPIINFSADIPAILTTVFGKLSLDGAIKLIDLDFPNDLKKTLPGPKYGVEGIREQLNVYDRPLLMSIFKGVIGRDSNYLEQQLKDQLLGGVDLVKDDEILFENELTPIDKRVKIGRKVLQEIYERTGKQALYAINLSGRTEEIKDRAKRAIENGATALLFNVFAYGLDVLQSLAEDSEIQVPILAHPAISGALAASPSYGFSYHLLLGKLVRYAGADFSLFPSPYGTVAIPRAEALKIALSCLKEDDFKQTFPVPSAGIHPGLVPQLIVDFGKDCVINAGGGIHGHPYGAEGGGKAFLCAIESVLSGRSLVEAAKEDANLNQALKLWGNLEVKA